CACCACCTTGACGATGCCGCGCACCTGGGTGGTGAGGTTGAAGGCCATGCTGTTCACGTTGTCCGTGAGGTCCTTCCACACGCCGGACACGCCCTTCACGTCGGCCTGACCACCCAGCTTGCCGTCCGTGCCCACTTCCTTCGCGACGCGGGTCACTTCGGCGGCGAACGCGCGGAGCTGGTCCACCATCGTGTTGATGGTGCTCTTGAGCTCCAGCACCTCACCCTTCGCATCGACGGTGATCTTCCGGGACAGGTCGCCCTTCGCGACCGCCGTCGTCACCTCGGCGATGTTACGGACTTGATCGGTGAGGTTGTTCGCGAGGAGGTTCACGTTGTTCGTGAGGTCCTTCCACGTGCCGGCGACGCCCGGCACCACGGCCTGGGCGCCCAGCTTGCCTTCCACGCCCACCGTGCGCGCGACGTCCGTCACCTGCTGCGCGAAGATGGAGAGCGTCTGGGTCATCGCGTTGATGGTGTCCGCGAGCTCCGCGACCTCGCCCTTGGCCTCCATCTTCAGGCGCTGGGTGAGGTCGCCGTTGGCGACCGCGGTCACCACCTTGGCGATGCCGCGCACCTGGGTGGTGAGGTTGGACGCCATGAAGTTCACGTTGTCCGTGAGGTCCTTCCACGTGCCGGACACGCCCTTCACTTCCGCCTGACCGCCCAGCTTGCCGTGGGTGCCCACCTCGCGGGCCACGCGGGTCACTTCCGAGGCGAAGCTGTTGAGCTGGTCCACCATCGTGTTGATGGTGTTCTTCAGCTCCAGGATTTCGCCGCGAGCATCGACGGTGATCTTCTTGGACAGGTCACCGGTGGCCACCGCCGTCGTCACCAGGGCGATGTTGCGCACCTGGGTGGTGAGGTTGGAGGCCATGCTGTTCACGTTGTCCGTGAGGTCCTTCCACGTGCCGCCGACGCCCGGCACCGCGGCCTGACCGCCCAGCTTTCCGTCCGTGCCCACTTCCTTCGCGACGCGGGTCACTTCCGCGGCGAACGCGCGGAGCTGGTCCACCATCGTGTTGATGGTGCTCTTGAGCTCCAGAACCTCGCCCTTCACGTCCACGGTGATCTTCCGCGACAGGTCGCCATTGGCGACGGCGGTGGAGACCTCCGCGATGTTGCGCACCTGGCTGGTGAGGTTGGACGCCATCAGGTTCACGTTGTCCGTGAGGTCCTTCCACGTCCCCGCGGCGCCGGGCACCTGGGCCTGGGCGCCCAGCTTGCCCTCCACGCCCACCGTGCGCGCGACGCTGGTCACCTGCTGCGCGAACACGTTGAGCGTGTCCGTCATGTTGTTCAGCGTGGCGCCCAGCGCGGCGATTTCACCCTGCGACGGCACCATCAGCTTCTGGGTGAGGTCGCCGTTGGCGACCGCCGTCACCACCTTCACGATGCCGCGCACCTGCGTCGTGAGGTTGGACGCCATGAAGTTCACGTTGTCCGTGAGGTCCTTCCACGTGCCGGACACGCCGGACACCGCGGCCTGACCGCCCAGCTTTCCTTCCGTACCCACTTCGCGCGCGACGCGCGTCACTTCGGAGGCGAAGCTGTTGAGCTGGTCCACCATCGTGTTGATGGTGCTCTTGAGCTCCAACACCTCGCCCTTCACGTCCACCGTGATCTTGCGGGACAGGTCGCCGCGGGCCACCGCCGTGGTGACCTCCGCGATGTTTCGCACCTGCGCGGTGAGGTTGCCGGCGAGGACGTTCACGTTGTCCGTGAGGTCCTTCCACACGCCGGACACGCCCTTCACGTCGGCCTGGCCGCCCAGCTTGCCTTCGGTGCCCACCTCCTTCGCGACGCGCGTCACTTCGGCGGCGAAGCTGTTGAGCTGGTCCACCATCGCGTTCACGGTGGTGCCGATGCGGAGGAACTCGCCCTTCACGGGCTGGCCGTCGATCTCCAGCGCCATCTTCTGGGTGAGGTCGCCTTCGGCCACCGCCACCAGCACGCGGGCGACTTCCGTGGTGGGCTGCACCAGGTCGCCGATGAGGGCGTTGATGGACTGGACGCTGGTGGCCCAGTCGCCGCGCACGTCGCCCAGGCCCACGCGCTCGCCCATGCGGCCCTCGCGGCCGACGACGCGCTCCACTCGGACGATTTCGTGGGTGAGCGTGGAGTTGAGCGTCACCACCGCGTTGAACGCGCGGGCGATCTCATCCATCACCACGTCCTGCGCGCCGGACGGCAGCCGCACGGAGAAGTCACCGCCCTGCACGGCCCGGAGCGCCGCCAGCAGTTGCTGGAGCGGAGGAGGACCACCGGGGCGCAGGCCGTCATCGGCGGCCGGGCGGTTGTTGCCGTTGCGGCCCCGCGAGGGAGCGCGGCGGGCGGGCTCGGCGCGCGTCGCCTCCGTGTTGCTCAGCCGGTTGGCCGCGACGTTGCCCTGCGAGCGGGCGCCTGGAGGGCCAGCTTCCTGGCTTGCGGCGGTGGCGGCTGTCTTTCGGCCGTTGGCGCGCTTGCGGGGAGCGGAGGAGCTGGAAACCTTGGTGTCGTCCACGAGTGAAACCCCTGATCGGCGGAAGCGTTGCGACCGGTACTGCGAAACCGGCCCGCGATCCCAGGAACGTCCAATGAGTTCGCGGGTTTGTCGAATGTAAACCCGGGTCGGAGAGGCCCTGTGTGTCAGGCACTGAACGTCATGCCCTGACGCAGGTCCTACGATCCCCGGAAGCCCCGGATCGGCGTGTCACCGGCCCGGAGCGGAACCTCCCCATAACAGCTTCAGGGAGGTGAGGCCGTACACGGGAAGCCATCGCACCCCTGCACATACAACGCCCGCCCCGACAGCCTCCGGGCAGGCGCGCGCGTGCGTGCCGGCACCTCTTCACGCGCGCCGGTGCGGACATCGAAGCGGAGTGAGCCCGGCCCCGGTGCGTCCGGGGAAGCTGGGGCGCCACAAGACAGCAGGACCTGATCCGCGGTGTCGAGCCACCACAGGAACTCCACGGCGCAGGGAGCCTCCGCACGCACCAGTTCCAGGGTGCGGGCGTCGTAGACGATGACACCGCCGCCCCACTCCACCGCCGCGAGCACGCCGCCAGGGCCAATGGACAGCCGACCGCCCGGCCCCGGCACCTGCGCCTGGCCCAGCACCTTGCCATCCGTCGCCACGGAGATGAGCTGCCCGGAGGCATCCAGCGCGAGGACTCCGCCCGCGTGGCCCACCAGCCACTCCGGTGGAGTGATGTCGCCCACCGGCAGGAGCGCGCCGTCCCGCTCCCGGAGCAGCTGGCCTCCGGCGGCGGCCCACAGTCGGCGCTCGCCGTCGAAGGCGAGCGCGGTGGCGCCGGGGATCTCCAGGCGCGAGTGCGAGCCATCCTCGCCGCAGACCGCGACGACGCGGGGCCCGAACACCGCCGCGCGCGACGCATCCGGCGCCACGGCCCAGCCCAGCCGCGTGGCGCCGTTGAGCTGCCGCGCCAGACAGTCATTGAGCGCGCCCAGGTATGCGTCCCCGGCGGGTGAGGCGATGAGGTACGGCAGGCTGGTGGTGGAGACGTAGAGCAGCAGGCCCAGGCCCGCGGCGATGACGAGCGTGAGCGGCCATGCACGGGCGCTCACGCTTCGCGCGAGGCGCGCGCTCTTGCGGCCCGCCGCCAGATGCCCTTCCCGTCCGCTCACGCACGCTCCTTCCTGGACCGGAGGACAGCACAGAAACGGGGCGAAGACTGCCCGCCGCGACACGAATGCCCGCCTGCTGGACACCCCGAATCCTGGCCCACGCCCTGCAATCCGTGGAGGGCATGCCTTTCTCATCGCGTTTCCGTCGGCGGATGCGGCTCGTGGGACTCGGACTGTGCGCGCCAGGCCTCATGTTCGTGGGGCTCCTGGCCGCGCTGGAGGGCTGGTACCAGATGACGCTGCGGGAGCTCCCCGCGCTTCCCACGCCGCCGGACGCCACCGACCTGCTGCCGGCGAACGTCGCCCGGGTGTACTGGAGCCTGTACGAGCCCGGGGGCTCGATGACGGTGAAGCCCATGTGGCCCTGGACCGTCGCGTGGACCGTGACACGCATCCTCGTGTCCAAACCTTCTCGGATGGAGGTGCCTCCGGGATGGACGCTCGCGGACACGGTCGCCCGGTATTGGCGTCCGGAGGCTTCGCACCGCACCCGGTGGCGTGAGCGATTGACCGTGGGCATCTGGCTCACGCGTCACTGGACGGCGGAGGAACTGCTGGCCTTCGAAGCGCAGCGGAGGCAGCTGGGACATGGCCTCCGCGACCTGCCCGAAGCGGCCCGGCACTACCTGGGAAAGGAGGCTTCGGACCTCACGCTGGCGGAGGCGGCGCTGCTCGTGACCATGAATGATGATCCACGGTCGCGGAAACATCCCGAATGTTTCATCGACCGCCTTCAGCCCATCAGGGATGGGCGGCTGCGCCGCATGCTCATGGCTGGCTCGCTGACACCGGAAGAAGAGGCGGAGGCGCGTGCCTGGCCTGTCGTCCTGAATCTCGAGCCGCTCGCGCGACATCCCTGCCCTCCGCCCTGACGCTCCGGGCGCGCATGCGTGCAAGCCCTGTCCCGCGTGCTTCGTCCCATGAACGACCTGCGAGCTGCCGGCCTGCCATGTGCCGGCTGGTTCCAAAGGGTTGTCCTGTCCGGTGAAGCACACACCTTTACGCCACCTGCGACGGGAAAGGATTCCACACATGCGACGCTCCATTGGCACCGCGGCACTGGCTTTCAGCTTCCTGCTCTCCACCAGCGCGCTCGCCCAACAGGTAGGCGACGGGTCGAGCCCCGGGACGACTCCCGGCTCTTCGGGCGGCTCGCCGGAGATGATCAACAACGGGCAGACGGGCAGCGCCGGCTCCACGGGCACGGTCACGCCCGGCACCACGAACTCCACGGGCGTGCAGACCGGCAACACCGCCACCGGCACGGGTGGCTCTGGCACCGGCGTGAACCCGACTCCGGGCACCACCGGCACCGGCACCACCGGCGGCAGCACTTCCGGCACGGGCGGCACCGGGACCAGCGGCATCGGCACGGGCACCGGCACCACCGGCTCCAGCACGGACACCTACGGCACCGGCAGCACCGCGCCGTCCACCGGCGCGGGCTCGTACACGTCGCCCTCCACGAGCACCGGCACCTACGGTGGCGCGGGCACCAGCACCACCGGCGTCGGCAGCTCCGGTAGCACCGGCACCATTGGCGGCTCCGGCAGCACCGGCACCATTGGCGGCACGGGCACCGGCACCACCGGCGCCACCGAGCCCGGCACCGAGTCCAACGGCTCGACTGTCATCAACCCGGGCGGCACCGGTACGGGCGGCACCAGCGGCACGAATGGTACGGGCGGAGTCGGCGGCACCGGCACCAGCGGCTCCGGCGGCACCATGGGTGGCGTGGGCGGCACCGGCACCAGCGGCTCCAATGGCACCACGGGCGGCTCCATCGGCGGCCAGTAGCCTGGATGCCCTGACATGACAGCCACGGCCGCCAGCCCTTCGCTGGCGGCCGTCGCCGTGTCTGGCTTTACTTCGGCGCGTCCAGACAGGCCATGGCCCGGCCCACGTACTCCATGAGCTTCGGGTCGCGGCCCTGACGCTGGGCCACCTGCGGCTCCTGCTGGTGCATCGTCTGGAGCGACTTCTCGATGCCGGGGTTGCCGCCCGTGAAGGCGCGGACGAGCTCGCGCCAGCGCGTGGCCAGCACGCGCACCGGCTCGGACGCGGGGTCGGCGCCCTGCTCCATCTGCTCGCGCATGCTCGCGATGAGGCGGGGCCACTCGGCCTCCACCTGCTTGATGGCGTCCTCCCCCATCGCGTCGCGACGGGCCTCCAGCTCCTTCAACTGCTCCGGGGTGTAGTACTTCTCGAACATGGTCATGGCCTCGATGGTCTGTAGGAAGTCGTCGGCGGAGACGGGCTCCGCCGCGCGCAGCTGTCGTGCGAGGGAATCCAGGCGGTCGCAGAGCTGACGCTGTTCCGCCAGCTGCTCCCGGGCCCGCTGGAGCCGCAGCTCCACCACGCGCAGGGCGGAGAAGTCCGCCCGGCCCAGCGTCTCGGCGATCTCCTCCAGCGAGAACCCGAGCTGCTTGAGCGACAGGATGTGACTCAGGCGGGCGATGTCCGCCGCCGTATAGAGCCGGTGCCCCGACGCCGTATGCGCCGAGGGCTTGAGCAAGCCAATCTCGTCGTAGTGGTGCAGCGCGCGGATGGACAGCCCCGTGCGCCGGGCCAGCTCCCCTACCTTCAGCTCCGTGTGCTGCATGCCTCACCCCTTTCCAGCCACGTGCCTTCCGCGTGACTGGATGTCATGGGTACAACCTCACGTCGCGTGAGGTTCAAGGGGGAAAGCGCACGGGGGTGGCCAGCGGACGACAGGAATTGCTAGGGTTCCCGCCTGGAACGGCGATGACCGCCGGTGGTTCCACGAACCCTTGAGGAGACCTGTCCTGATGACTCCGCCCCTTGTCGTCGTCGCGGCCCTGTCCGCCACGCGGGCGCGCATCCGCTGAGCCGGTCGTAGCAGCACCGTCTTCCGTCGCAGCGCGAGCCCCGCTTCCTTCACGCCCGGCGCCCCGGAGTCCCCTCCCGCGCGTCCGTGGCATCGCTCTGCCCGGAGTTCCTCAAGTGCCACTCGAAACCCTCGGCTGGGGTCCCGACCTCGACCTCGCGCTGTCCAACACCGTCTCGCAGTCGTCTTCCTCCTCCACCCTCGTCCCCGGGCGCGTCGTGCGCCAGCAGCGGGGACTGCTCACCGTGCAGACCGCTGGCGCGGCCTTCCTCGCGCGCGCCTCGGGACGCCTCCTCCATCAGGCCCAGGGCGCGGAGGCCCTGCCCACCGTGGGCGACTGGGTCCTCCTGCAACCGCCCGCGTCCGGTGACGGCGAGGCGCTGATGCACGCCGTGCTGCCCCGCCGCAGCCTCCTGAAGCGGCGCGAGGCGGGCAGCGAACACGACGGCCAGCTCATCGCGGCCAACGTGGACGTGGTGTTCCTCGTCATGGGGTTGGACGGCAACTTCAACCCCCGCCGCATCGAACGGGCCCTCACCCTGGCCTGGAACAGCGGCGCCACGCCCGTCGTGCTCCTCAGCAAGGCGGACCTCGCGGACGACGCGGCCGAGCGCGTCCTGGAGGTGGAGGCCCTGGCCCCCGGCGTGGACGTGCTCGCGGTGAGCGCGCGAACGGGCCTGGGCGTGGAGGACGTGCGCTCCCGGCTTCCTCCCGGCAGGACGGGCGTGCTGCTGGGCTCGTCCGGCGTGGGCAAGTCCACGCTCGCCAACCGGCTGCTGGACGCCGCGCGGCTCGTCACCCAGCCCGTGGGTCCGGAAGACAAGGGCCGGCACACCACCACGCACCGCGAGCTGTTCGTGCTGGAGCAGGGCGGTCTCGTCATCGACGGGCCCGGCATGCGCGAATTGGGCCTGTGGGGCGACGAGGAAGAGGCACTGTCCAACGCCTTCGCGGACGTGCTCGCGCTGGCCACCGGCTGCCGCTTCAGCGACTGCGGCCACCAGAACGAGCCGGGGTGCGCGGTGAGGGCGGCGGTGGAGGACGGCACGCTCTCCGAGGAGCGGCGCGCGAGCTTCGAGAAGCTCCAGCGCGAGCAGGCCTTCCAGCACCGTCAGACGGACGCCGCCGCTCAGCGTGCGCACAAGCGGGTGGAGCGCGCCCGGTCCAACCAGGGCTGGGCCCTGACGCGCTCGAAGCGGCGCGGCGACTAGACAGACATCCCGGGCGCGGCGCGTGAAGGACCGCGCGCCGCGTCCGGGCGTGTCTCAGAGCCCGGGGCTCGACTCCGGCACGGAGCCAGGCGGCGGCAGCGGCGGCGGGGTCGGGGCCTCGAGCACCGGGACCTCGCCCTCCTCCGGCGCGTTCGCGGCGTCAGGGGCGCGGACCGGCGTCTCCTGGCCCAGGTCGTGGCGCGGATGGACGTTCTGGTACTCCGAAGCGCAGGCGTAGGCGACGGTGCGCGAGCCGACCAGGAGCGTGGGCACCAGCAGGCCAATCGCGGCGCAGTTGGCCTGGTCCTCCTCGGTGCGGTTGCCGCCGGCGCACACCGCCGACCCGATGAACGCGCCCGCCACCGCCAGGCCCGCCTGGATGAGGAAGTCGCTGGGGGTCGCTCGGCTCTGCGCCCACGCGATGCCGTTCTTGCATTCGCTGCCAGGGGGACTGGACACGGGCAGCAGGCCCACCGCCGTGAACCACTGCCGGTCCTGGTGGACCTTGGGCTCCGGCCGCAGGTTCGTGACGATGCTCGTCCGATAGCAGCCCGTCTGCCCCAGCATCAGCGCCACCATCGACGCCGCCACCGCATGTGCCTTCCGCATCAATGCCCCCAATCCCGGTGAGTGACCGCGTGCACCCGCGTTCAGGCCCTGTGCCTAGCCTGAACGCGGGGGTCACCGGAAGAGGGGACGGCGACTCAGTAGATGACGTAGGCGGCCGTCCCGCTGCAGCTCGTGTTGCGGAAGCAGCCGATGCGGATTTGATACTGCTCCGCCGGGGACAGCACGTTCATGTGGTAGGTGACGCGCGAAAGCGAGCCGCAGGTGCCGAAGGCATCGTCGTTCTCCGCGACCGGCAGGCCCGAGGCGTCGTGCACCCGCACGATGGTGTCACCCACGCCGTTGGCGCCCTCCACGGCGCAGGTGCCCACGTCGAGGGTCTGGCCAGGGGTCAGCGTCACGTTCAGGTTGGCGGTGTTGTGCGTGCCGCTGTTGGTGTTGGTGAGGTTGAAGGGCAACGTGCCCCGCGTGAGGTTCGCGTCCAGGGTGACCTTCACCTCCACCGTGGCGCTGCAGCTATCGGTGTAGTCGCAGCCGGCGCGGAGGGTGTAGGCGCCAGCGGTCTGCACCCGGAGCTTGAAGCCGCAGCCGTCGAAGCTGGAGGCGACCTCGTTGTCCTGGGCATCGACGAGGCGCAGCTTGGGATAGCCCGTGACGGGGAAGTCCGGCAGACCGCAGGCGTTCACCTGGATGACGTCGCCCACGCCCAGCGTGTACGCCCGGTCCACCGTGTTCTGCGTGGCGTCGTAGGTGTCGCTCGTCGTGTAGCCGAACGCGTTGGCCGGACGCACCGGCGCTGGCGGCATCCCGGTGCACAGCCGCGTGCTGCCGTTCTGGAGTTCGGTGCACACGCCCTTGAGCGCCGGGTAGACGTACGTGCTCTCCGAGCCGGTGCAGCCCGTCTCCGGGCACACGTTCACCACGTTGCAGCTGCCGTTGGCGACGTAGTCCAGGCCGTATCCGCGCACGAGGATGCCCGCGAGCGTGTGCTGGTCCAACTCGTACACCGCCCCGCCCGATGAGCCGGGGAAGGTGTCCGAGTTGGACACGAAGTAGTCCCGCGTGCTCGCGCGGGCGTCGCGCACCGAGCCGCCGGAGTCGACCTTGATGGGGCTGCCGCTGCTGCCGCCCACGACGGCCACGTTCTGCGCGGTGCCCAGCGCGGTGTCGCCCGTGCGCACGGGCGCCGGGGTGAAGCGCGGCGTGGCGGCCCGGTCCAGGCGCACGATGGCGTAGTCCAGGTTCTGCCCATTGGACGTGCCGTGCTGGCGCGCCACGATGGAGTCGCAGGTGAAGACGTCCTGCGACGTGATGGGGTGCAGCGCGCCCGCCGCGGTCCGGAAGAAGTTGAAGACGAAGTACGTGTCGGCGCACTCCGCGACGTTGCCCACGCAGTGCCCCGCGGTGAGCACCAGGTCATCGTCGATGAGCGTGCCGGAGCAGAAGGCCGCCCGGGGGTCGCTCCAGAAGCGCTCGGTGGAGCAGAGGTTGAGGCCGGTCCCCAGGTTCGGGCCAGGGAAGGTGATGTTGTTCGGGTCCGTCAGGTCGATGAACCCCGGGTGCACCAGGCCCACGGCGGCCTGCTCCGCCCGCGCGCGCAGCGTGGCGTCCGGGTGGGCGTAGACGTCCAGCCGGTCGTCCGTGCCGTAGACGACTTCGCGCTTCTGCTCCGCGAGGGATTCATCCGACGGGCCACAGCCCACCGAGAGCGCGAGGGCGCCCATCACCAGAAACCCAGACTTGAAATGACTCATGAGAGGGATGCCTTTGTTTGGGGGAAACAAGCAGCCCTACCGTGCCAGAATCGCGAGGCCTCCTACCCCATCCATCAGGCAATCCCAAAGACAATCAGCGGCGGCGCTTCGCCGGGACGGGCAGATGTTCGAATGCCGTCTCCACCATGCCTCGCAGGCTGGCTTCATCCATGCCCGCCTTGCCCACGGCCTCCAGCCCCCGCTGGACCGCGAGCAGCATGGCGCCCAGCTTCCGGGGGTCCGCGTGGGCCGCGAGGTCCCCGTGTGTCCGGGCCTGTTCCAGGCAGCGCACGAACGCGTCCTCCAGCCCCCGGAAGGTCTCCAGCGCCCGGTCCGCCACCTGGGCGTCCTGCGACGCCAGCTCCGCGGTGCCACGCCCCAGCAGGCAGCCGCGCCGGTTCGCGGGCGCCGCGGACGCGGTGGCGATGCCCAGCAGGTGCTGACGCAGCCGCTCCAGCGCTCCGGCGTCCGGCCCCTCCAGCATCTTCTTCACCGACTCCAGGGAGTTCACGCAGTACGTGTCGAACACCTTCAGGAAGAGCTGATGCTTGTCCCCAAAGGCCCCGTAGAGGCTGCCCTTCCCCAGCCCCGTGGCCTGCATCAGGTCGTCCATGGACGTCGCCGCGTAGCCCTTGTTCCAGAACTGGTCGCGCACCGCCCGCAGCACCTGCGCTTCATCGAATGTCCGAGGCCGAGCCATGACCGGAAAATAAAAGTTATTGACCGCTCGGTCCACCATTCTTAGATATGGACCATCAAGTCCATAACTCCTCCGCTAGAGCGGAGACCGGACAAGGAGCAGGACCATGGGCAGGCTCGACGGGAAGGTGGCGGTCGTCACGGGTGGGACCACGGGAATCGGCTTCGCGTCCGCGAAGCGCTTCGCGCAGGAGGGGGCGAAGGTGTTCCTCACCGGGCGCCGGCAGGCGGAGGTGGACCGGGCGGTGCAGGTGATTGGCCACGGCGTGGTGGGCGTGCGCGGGGACGTGTCCGTGATGGCGGACCTGGACCGGCTCTACGCGCGGGTGAAGGAGGAGGCGGGCCACGTGGACGTGGTGTTCGCCAACGCGGGCGGCGGCGAGTTCGCGGCGTTGGGCTCCATCACGGAGGCGCACTTCGACCAGACGTTCAACGTCAACGTGAAGGGCACGCTGTTCACGGTGCAGAAGGCGCTGCCGCTCCTGAAGGACGGCGGCTCCGTCATCCTGACGGGCTCCACCGCGGGGTCGGACGGCTCGGCGGCGTTCAGCGTCTACGCGGCGACGAAGGCGGCCGTCCGCTCGTTCGCGCGCACCTGGGCAACGGACCTGAAGGAGCGGCGCATCCGGGTGAACACGCTCAGCCCGGGCCCCATCGACACGCCGGGACTCAACGGGCTGGCGCCCGACGCGGCGGGGGCGAAGCAGATCAAGGAGTACCTCACCAGCCTCATCCCGCTGGGACGCATGGGGCAGCCGGACGAGGTGGCGAAGGCGGCGCTGTTCCTCGCGTCGGACGACAGCAGCTTCGTCAACGGCGCGGAGCTCTTCGTGGACGGCGGCGCCGGACAGGTCTGAGGCCCGGCGCGTGAAAGGCGGGCGCTCAGTCCTCCTTGCCGTCCGGGTTCGACGCGGCCAGCTTGCGCAGCTTCGCGGCGAAGGGGCTCTCGCCGTTCACCGGCAGCGGGCCGCCGGCCATGCGCTGGCGGCGATCCATGGCCAGGGGGCCTTCAGGAGGACCTTCCAGGGCTTCCTTCTCGAAGCGGTCCTGGCCGCCCAGCACCCGTCCCACGGGACGGGAACCACCGACGCGACGAAAGGGATCCACGGACATGGTGCCGACCTCCAGATGACGGCCCCTTTCTACCGCGCTTCGGTCCCCGGTGCATCCCACCCCCGGGGATCCTCCAGCGCGCCGCCGATGTGCCGGAGCACCCGCGCGGCCAGGTCCACGTCGATGAGGCGCGCGTCCCAGGTGCAGGTGAGCGTCATGGCCTTGCCGGGCACCAGCGCCCCGTCCCGCACCACGGGCACGTCCCGCACGAGCCCGGGCGCCAGCAGGAGCGGCACGCGGGTGTAGGGCACCATCGCGACGAAGCCCCGCTCCAGCCCCAGCGAGCCCAGGTTCGTCACCGCCACGGAGCCGAACGGGTCGAACGGCATGCCCACCCGGCGCAGGTCCACGTTCAGGCCGTACCAGACGAAGGACAGCAGCCGCAGCGCGGGGCCCATCAGCCAGCCGGGCAACAGCGACGAGCGGCGCTTGCCCCGCTCAATCTCCACGTCCTCGCGGGCGCGGACCCGCGACACCCGCGCCTCCATGGCGTCCGCCAATACCTCCAGCGACTTCTGGTCCGCGCGGTGCACGGTGGCGGTGGTCAGGTCCACGCGCGACGCGCCGCTCGCCGGCTGCACCACCAGCACGCAGACGCCCACGTCCTCGCGCAGCCACGGGCGCTGGCCGCGCAGCACGACGTTGGCCTCCGGGTAGCGTCGCAGCGCGTCCGCCGCGGCCTTCGCCACCAGGTGCGTCACCGTCAGGCGCCGGCCGGTGAGCGTGCGGTGCGTGGCCATGAACGCGAGCGCCGGCTCCATGCGGACCTCCAGCGCAGCGTAGGCGGTGGGGTCTCGGGGCGCGCGCCACGTCCCCAGCGCGAGCTTGCGCAGGGCACTGGCCGGGGACGCGGGATGGAGGTCCAGGTTCATGGAAGGTTTCTCAAGCCTTTGCACGGCGGGAGGACCGCGCGCAACCGGGACGGGCACCTGTTAGACATTGGCCCCAGCGCCCTTCCCTCCCGCCCTCCGAGGCCCCTCCCCATGAGCACCCTCGCCCTGGTCCTGTCCCTGGCATTACAGGCCTCACCGCCCGCGAAGCCGCTTCCGAAGCCCGCCGCGCAGGCGGAGAAGAAGGCCCCCTCGGAGGACGTCGCCGCCGCCACCCAGGCGTGGCACGCCGAACGGCTGAAACACCTGCAATCGCCGGACGGCTGGCTGACGCTGGTGGGGCTCACCTGGCTGAAGGAGGGCGAGCAGACGGCCGGCTCCGCGCCCGACAGCGCCGTGCCGCTGCCCTCTCCGGCGCCGGCCCAGGCGGGGACCTTCGTGCGCAAGGGCAACAGCGTGAGCTTCCAGCCCGCGCCGGGGGTGGCCTTCACGCTGGAGGGCAAGCCCTT
This DNA window, taken from Corallococcus coralloides DSM 2259, encodes the following:
- a CDS encoding trypsin-like serine peptidase, with the translated sequence MSHFKSGFLVMGALALSVGCGPSDESLAEQKREVVYGTDDRLDVYAHPDATLRARAEQAAVGLVHPGFIDLTDPNNITFPGPNLGTGLNLCSTERFWSDPRAAFCSGTLIDDDLVLTAGHCVGNVAECADTYFVFNFFRTAAGALHPITSQDVFTCDSIVARQHGTSNGQNLDYAIVRLDRAATPRFTPAPVRTGDTALGTAQNVAVVGGSSGSPIKVDSGGSVRDARASTRDYFVSNSDTFPGSSGGAVYELDQHTLAGILVRGYGLDYVANGSCNVVNVCPETGCTGSESTYVYPALKGVCTELQNGSTRLCTGMPPAPVRPANAFGYTTSDTYDATQNTVDRAYTLGVGDVIQVNACGLPDFPVTGYPKLRLVDAQDNEVASSFDGCGFKLRVQTAGAYTLRAGCDYTDSCSATVEVKVTLDANLTRGTLPFNLTNTNSGTHNTANLNVTLTPGQTLDVGTCAVEGANGVGDTIVRVHDASGLPVAENDDAFGTCGSLSRVTYHMNVLSPAEQYQIRIGCFRNTSCSGTAAYVIY
- a CDS encoding 2-oxo acid dehydrogenase subunit E2; its protein translation is MNLDLHPASPASALRKLALGTWRAPRDPTAYAALEVRMEPALAFMATHRTLTGRRLTVTHLVAKAAADALRRYPEANVVLRGQRPWLREDVGVCVLVVQPASGASRVDLTTATVHRADQKSLEVLADAMEARVSRVRAREDVEIERGKRRSSLLPGWLMGPALRLLSFVWYGLNVDLRRVGMPFDPFGSVAVTNLGSLGLERGFVAMVPYTRVPLLLAPGLVRDVPVVRDGALVPGKAMTLTCTWDARLIDVDLAARVLRHIGGALEDPRGWDAPGTEAR
- a CDS encoding glucose 1-dehydrogenase, with product MGRLDGKVAVVTGGTTGIGFASAKRFAQEGAKVFLTGRRQAEVDRAVQVIGHGVVGVRGDVSVMADLDRLYARVKEEAGHVDVVFANAGGGEFAALGSITEAHFDQTFNVNVKGTLFTVQKALPLLKDGGSVILTGSTAGSDGSAAFSVYAATKAAVRSFARTWATDLKERRIRVNTLSPGPIDTPGLNGLAPDAAGAKQIKEYLTSLIPLGRMGQPDEVAKAALFLASDDSSFVNGAELFVDGGAGQV
- a CDS encoding TetR/AcrR family transcriptional regulator: MARPRTFDEAQVLRAVRDQFWNKGYAATSMDDLMQATGLGKGSLYGAFGDKHQLFLKVFDTYCVNSLESVKKMLEGPDAGALERLRQHLLGIATASAAPANRRGCLLGRGTAELASQDAQVADRALETFRGLEDAFVRCLEQARTHGDLAAHADPRKLGAMLLAVQRGLEAVGKAGMDEASLRGMVETAFEHLPVPAKRRR
- a CDS encoding transglycosylase domain-containing protein, whose amino-acid sequence is MGLGLCAPGLMFVGLLAALEGWYQMTLRELPALPTPPDATDLLPANVARVYWSLYEPGGSMTVKPMWPWTVAWTVTRILVSKPSRMEVPPGWTLADTVARYWRPEASHRTRWRERLTVGIWLTRHWTAEELLAFEAQRRQLGHGLRDLPEAARHYLGKEASDLTLAEAALLVTMNDDPRSRKHPECFIDRLQPIRDGRLRRMLMAGSLTPEEEAEARAWPVVLNLEPLARHPCPPP
- a CDS encoding MerR family transcriptional regulator, producing the protein MQHTELKVGELARRTGLSIRALHHYDEIGLLKPSAHTASGHRLYTAADIARLSHILSLKQLGFSLEEIAETLGRADFSALRVVELRLQRAREQLAEQRQLCDRLDSLARQLRAAEPVSADDFLQTIEAMTMFEKYYTPEQLKELEARRDAMGEDAIKQVEAEWPRLIASMREQMEQGADPASEPVRVLATRWRELVRAFTGGNPGIEKSLQTMHQQEPQVAQRQGRDPKLMEYVGRAMACLDAPK
- the rsgA gene encoding ribosome small subunit-dependent GTPase A; translated protein: MPLETLGWGPDLDLALSNTVSQSSSSSTLVPGRVVRQQRGLLTVQTAGAAFLARASGRLLHQAQGAEALPTVGDWVLLQPPASGDGEALMHAVLPRRSLLKRREAGSEHDGQLIAANVDVVFLVMGLDGNFNPRRIERALTLAWNSGATPVVLLSKADLADDAAERVLEVEALAPGVDVLAVSARTGLGVEDVRSRLPPGRTGVLLGSSGVGKSTLANRLLDAARLVTQPVGPEDKGRHTTTHRELFVLEQGGLVIDGPGMRELGLWGDEEEALSNAFADVLALATGCRFSDCGHQNEPGCAVRAAVEDGTLSEERRASFEKLQREQAFQHRQTDAAAQRAHKRVERARSNQGWALTRSKRRGD